The following proteins come from a genomic window of Acomys russatus chromosome 17, mAcoRus1.1, whole genome shotgun sequence:
- the Dscc1 gene encoding sister chromatid cohesion protein DCC1 translates to MSPPPASRRTREEVDATLQVAKLNAAELLPTVHCLSFSPGTSGAAAGDFCLLELEPALCQQLEAGHSFVIRGDKDEQAVLCSKDKTYDLKIADTSNMLLLIPGCRTADQLKREGPERPIVHTEIFGFSNNYWELRRCRPKLKKLKKLLMENTYEGPDSHKEEDPSRSKYTTEDLLDQIQASEEEIMAQLQALNACEIGGYWRILEFDYEIKLLNHVTQLVDSESWAFNKVPLTVCLQELGPLEPEEMIEHCLKCYGKKYVDNGEVYFELDADRICRATAEMLLQNAVKFNLAEFQEVWQQSVPEGMTTRPDQLKGLALVDRNSRPEIIFLLKVDDLPEGTQERFNSLFSLREKWTEEDIAPYIQDLCGEKQTVGALLTKYSRSSMQNGIKVYNSRRLIS, encoded by the exons ATGTCCCCGCCGCCCGCTTCACGGAGGACCCGGGAGGAGGTGGACGCGACGCTGCAGGTCGCCAAGCTGAACGCCGCGGAGCTACTGCCCACAGTGCACTGTCTGAGCTTCAGCCCCGGGACCAGCGGCGCGGCGGCCGGCGACTTCTGCCTGCTGGAGCTGGAACCCGCACTGTGCCAGCAGCTGGAGGCCGGGCATAG TTTTGTCATTCGAGGAGATAAAGATGAACAAGCTGTGTTGTGCAGTAAAGACAAGACCTACGACTTGAAGATAGCAGACACGTCCAATATGCTGCTTCTCATCCCTGGCTGCAGAACTGCAGACCAGCTGAAGCGGGAGGGACCAGAGAGGCCCATTGTTCACACTGAG ATCTTTGGTTTCTCTAATAATTATTGGGAATTAAGAAGATGCAGacctaaattaaaaaaactaaagaaacttCTAATGGAAAATACCTACGAAGGTCCTGACAGTCATAAAGAAGAGGATCCAAGCCGCTCAAAA tataCAACTGAAGATTTACTTGATCAAATTCAGGCGAGCGAGGAAGAAATAATGGCCCAGTTACAAGCCCTAAATGCCTGTGAGATTGGAG GTTACTGGAGGATTCTTGAATTTGATTATGAGATCAAACTTTTGAATCATGTCACTCAGCTTGTGGATTCTGAGTCTTGGGCTTTTAATAAAGTTCCCTTGACTGTATGCCTGCAGGAACTTGGACCTTTGGAGCCGGA GGAAATGATTGAACACTGTCTTAAATGCTATGGAAAGAAATATGTGGACAACG GTGAAGTCTACTTTGAATTGGATGCTGACAGAATCTGTAGAGCGACAGCGGAGATGCTGCTGCAGAACGCTGTGAAGTTTAATCTCGCCGAGTTTcaggaagtgtggcagcagaGTGTTCCCGAGGGAATGACAACCCGGCCTGACCAGCTCAAG GGTTTAGCACTGGTGGATAGAAATTCAAGACCAGAAATCATATTTTTACTCAAAGTAGATGATTTGCCTGAGGGAACACAGGAGCGCTTTAATAGTCTGTTCTCTCTAAGAGAAAAGTGGACGGAAGAAGACATCGCTCCATATATCCA AGATTTGTGCGGAGAGAAGCAAACTGTAGGTGCATTGCTTACTAAATATTCTCGGTCTTCAATGCAAAATGGCATAAAAGTTTATAATTCAAGAAGACTCATTTCTTAA